The Balneolaceae bacterium DNA segment TTTTTGAAACCAAATCCACGTGCCGATTTAAAAGTGATTCGATTTCGTCAGCAAGATCGATAAATTTAATTCCAATATTATCATTGAATTCCACCAATACATCGACATCACTTTCGTCATTCTCTTCTTCTCTGGCGACGGATCCAAAAATTGCAAGTGATTTGATTGGATATTTTGAATAAAGTGTGTCCTTGTTTTTTGAGAGAATACGCAGTATATCATCTTTCTGATTCATACCAGCAAAGTAAGCGTTTCTTTAAAGGTTTTCATAAAGATTTAATCGTAGAACGATCAGATTTAAAACAGATAATATCGAATGTTTGTTTGATATCAACACTTTACTCATTCCGAAGGTCCTCCTTCGGAATGCCCACGTGGAAGCTCTGCATCTAATCCAACTTCATAGGAAATGCTTTCTGTTATGG contains these protein-coding regions:
- a CDS encoding nucleotidyltransferase family protein; this encodes MNQKDDILRILSKNKDTLYSKYPIKSLAIFGSVAREEENDESDVDVLVEFNDNIGIKFIDLADEIESLLNRHVDLVSKKAVKPKYYETIKDEIIYV